From one Rubrobacter xylanophilus genomic stretch:
- the pdxA gene encoding 4-hydroxythreonine-4-phosphate dehydrogenase PdxA, which produces MSAPLVALTMGDPAGIGPEIVARAFAEEGFCRENRVVVVGDRAILERAVRLLGLPLRVNAVSDPGEACFEPGTVDVLTETELPEDLPFGELDARAGDAAFRYVRRAVELALEGRVAAVATAPLNKEALHLAGHRYPGHTEILADLTGTRDYAMMLVAEAAPSALRVIHVSTHVSLREAIERVEPERELTVIRLAQGAMRRIGIERPRVAVAGLNPHAGENGLFGTEDAEKIRPAVERARKEGIEASGPWPPDTVFLRARQGEFDIVVVQYHDQGHIPVKLLGFEGGVNVTVGLPFFRTSVDHGTAFDIAGTGKADHSSLLAALALARELAGSEERS; this is translated from the coding sequence GTGAGCGCGCCGCTCGTGGCGCTCACCATGGGGGATCCGGCCGGCATTGGGCCGGAGATCGTCGCCAGGGCCTTCGCCGAGGAGGGCTTCTGCCGGGAGAACCGGGTCGTCGTGGTCGGGGACCGGGCGATACTGGAGCGCGCCGTGCGGCTCCTCGGCCTCCCGCTGCGCGTCAACGCGGTCTCTGACCCCGGCGAGGCGTGCTTCGAGCCGGGTACCGTGGACGTGCTCACGGAGACCGAGCTCCCCGAAGACCTGCCGTTCGGCGAGCTGGACGCCCGCGCCGGGGACGCAGCGTTCCGGTACGTGCGGCGGGCCGTGGAGCTGGCGCTGGAGGGGCGGGTGGCGGCGGTCGCCACCGCGCCCCTGAACAAGGAGGCGCTGCACCTGGCGGGCCACAGGTACCCGGGGCACACCGAGATCCTGGCCGACCTCACCGGCACCCGCGACTACGCGATGATGCTCGTCGCCGAGGCCGCCCCTTCGGCGCTGCGCGTGATCCACGTCTCCACCCACGTCTCTTTGAGGGAGGCCATCGAGCGCGTCGAGCCGGAGCGGGAGCTGACGGTCATCCGGCTGGCCCAAGGGGCGATGCGCCGGATCGGGATCGAGCGCCCGCGCGTGGCCGTAGCCGGGCTCAACCCGCACGCGGGGGAGAACGGCCTCTTCGGTACCGAGGACGCCGAGAAGATAAGGCCCGCCGTCGAGCGGGCGCGGAAGGAGGGCATCGAGGCGAGCGGCCCCTGGCCGCCGGACACGGTGTTTTTGCGGGCCCGCCAGGGGGAGTTCGACATCGTGGTGGTGCAGTACCACGACCAGGGGCACATCCCGGTGAAGCTTCTGGGCTTCGAGGGCGGGGTGAACGTGACGGTGGGGCTGCCGTTCTTCCGCACGAGCGTGGACCACGGCACGGCCTTCGACATCGCCGGGACGGGGAAGGCCGACCATTCGAGCCTGCTGGCGGCGCTCGCGCTGGCGCGGGAGCTTGCGGGATCCGAGGAGAGGAGCTAG
- a CDS encoding four-carbon acid sugar kinase family protein — protein sequence MRFAIVADDLTGAMDSGVQLAGAGYRTAVALEGVPLPPAPELDAVVADTGSRTLSPDEAASRVKRAVGALGGAGILYKKIDSTLRGPIGAEVEAALAASGRAAALICPAFPAAGRTTRGGMQLVRGEPVERTGFARDPRTPVLTSSLTSLIPGVGAVLGTEELSDPTRVRGALRRHRLVAADAETEAHLAALVRAVPDPSEVLWVGSAGLARALAEVYPGPRAPGGPLPAAERVVAAVGSRNEMSLRQRELLAAEPGVVEVVVRGDGGGSVRAAIRALAAGARCALLRPEDAAGDPEAVLRVLGGAAAGLARSFPGTGLILTGGDTAAAVARGLGAGGILVLRELEPGVPIGVLLGPHPCPVVTKAGGFGRDGTLRDAMGLLLGERSPA from the coding sequence GTGCGCTTCGCGATAGTCGCCGACGACCTGACGGGGGCCATGGACTCCGGCGTCCAGCTCGCCGGGGCCGGCTACCGGACGGCCGTCGCCCTTGAGGGCGTGCCGCTCCCGCCCGCCCCGGAACTCGACGCCGTGGTGGCGGATACGGGCTCCCGGACGCTTTCCCCCGATGAGGCCGCCTCGCGGGTGAAGAGGGCTGTCGGGGCGCTCGGCGGGGCGGGGATCCTCTACAAGAAGATCGACTCCACGCTGCGCGGGCCGATCGGCGCCGAGGTGGAGGCCGCGCTCGCCGCCTCGGGCCGGGCGGCCGCCCTGATCTGCCCGGCCTTCCCTGCGGCCGGGCGCACCACCCGCGGCGGGATGCAGCTCGTCCGCGGGGAGCCGGTCGAGCGCACCGGTTTCGCCCGCGACCCGCGCACCCCGGTGCTGACCTCCAGCTTGACCTCCCTCATACCCGGGGTCGGGGCGGTGTTGGGGACGGAGGAGCTCTCGGATCCCACCCGCGTCCGCGGTGCCCTCCGCCGACACCGGCTGGTGGCGGCGGATGCGGAGACCGAAGCCCACCTCGCCGCGCTCGTGCGCGCGGTCCCGGACCCCTCGGAGGTGCTCTGGGTGGGCTCCGCGGGGCTCGCCCGGGCGCTCGCCGAGGTGTATCCCGGTCCCCGCGCTCCCGGAGGGCCGCTGCCCGCGGCGGAGCGGGTGGTCGCGGCGGTGGGCAGCAGAAACGAGATGTCCCTGCGGCAGCGGGAGCTGCTCGCGGCCGAGCCCGGGGTGGTCGAGGTGGTGGTCCGGGGGGACGGTGGCGGGTCGGTGCGGGCCGCGATCCGGGCGCTCGCGGCGGGGGCGCGCTGCGCACTGCTGCGTCCGGAGGACGCGGCGGGCGACCCGGAGGCCGTGCTTCGGGTTCTGGGCGGGGCCGCCGCCGGGCTCGCACGCTCCTTCCCCGGGACCGGGCTCATCCTCACCGGGGGCGACACCGCCGCCGCGGTGGCGCGCGGGCTCGGCGCGGGCGGCATCCTGGTGTTGCGGGAGCTCGAGCCCGGGGTCCCGATCGGGGTGCTCCTCGGGCCGCATCCCTGTCCGGTGGTCACCAAGGCCGGGGGATTCGGGAGGGACGGGACGCTCAGGGACGCTATGGGGCTGCTGCTGGGTGAGAGGAGTCCGGCGTGA